ATGCGTTCGATATAGCGGGCGCGGCCGCCATCGGCGAGTATGTAAAGCGTCCTTGGCACAGGCATGGCGCATCTCCTCTGCCCGGCCATTCTATTGGCTTCGGCGGGCGGAGCCTTGATTTACGTCAAACGGGGAAGGCGGCACCGCCATCGGCGCAGGCAATATGTTATCAGGGCGGAGCGCGCCGCGCTATGCGCTGTGATCCAGCATCTTGCGACCGAGTTCCTTCAGGTCGTCGCTTGTGAGACGTGCCCGCGCCAAGGGCAGCACGATCGCATTTTCCCACAGAAGATGGCGGCGGTAGCATTCGAAGAAGCTGCGCAACATGTAGCCGACCATCTCCGGGTTGTTGAGCTTGCCGCCATCACGCAGGAGTTCCAGGCTCTCCAGCAGCTCGTCCGCGAAGCTCTCGTCGGTTGCGTGCTCGAGCGCGAGGCGGGCGAGAATGTCGATAATATTGTCGCCAGCCTGCTCCCGCTTCTCGATCAGCGGAAACAGGCCGAGTTCCTCATCGCGGTGATGTCGGGGCATGTCG
This genomic stretch from Nordella sp. HKS 07 harbors:
- a CDS encoding hemerythrin domain-containing protein, whose translation is MTPRGAVRCTSSKRTIWRRRSSATAWRGSLTASPDNVDRRLCATVIESLRFDMPRHHRDEELGLFPLIEKREQAGDNIIDILARLALEHATDESFADELLESLELLRDGGKLNNPEMVGYMLRSFFECYRRHLLWENAIVLPLARARLTSDDLKELGRKMLDHSA